Part of the Osmia bicornis bicornis chromosome 7, iOsmBic2.1, whole genome shotgun sequence genome, TTTTATAGAAACTCTCGGTATAACACTTATAATCGTGTTTAATTACTTTTCATCGAATTCCTCTTCTTAATACGTTCACTTCCGCGGTGAAAATGGAGTCGGACACCTTGAAGATCTATTTAGTAAGGAAATAAGCATTTCAAATTCAAGCTTTCACTTTTTATCCCGAGACCTAGATCGTTGGTGATCCATGGGAGTGAAGGTGTTAAAGAGGTACTGCTTTGTCCAGTGACGTTTAATATGTCAGCTTGTTGATTGTGAGAAGAGATTCAGTTTTTCTCTTATTGCGGAGGATTCTTCGGGAAATTGAGTAAATGTCAAAGCATCGTTGATGCAAAAATGTCATCGATTTTTTATTGACATACTTTCGAAACGTGTCATAGTCTAGTATTGCAAGTTTAGGAATACTAAATTTcatgtaaaattattattaatttttttatcgtTTGCAGGTTACAAAAATTTCGGCCCTCCTCTTCAAAAGCAAATCAAGACGGAAAATGACCAATTTCCTAGCTCTGTCGGTGATCGCACTGGCATGCGTGATCGTCAACGGTCAGCAAACGTCAGATCAGAAACGTAAGTAAAACTCGTGTCGGACGAAAATGTTTACGcttaatgaataattaatgagGATCGATCGGGAAGTCGTCGGTGACAAACGGAGTGTCTTCTATCCTCGCTCCGAGGCGGTGTAAATTAACGCCTGTTCATTGTGGTCTCGCGTGCAACCATAATACCGCTGGATGATTCATTTTACACCGTTTCATTGTCCTTATTGTTTTACAGAACGATAAAGTTTCAGCTGTTCTTTCAAGGAATTATGTAAACGAATACGTTCGAGGAGAAACCGAGAAAGAAAATACCTGCGCTGCTTTATCGTTTCACAGTCATTGAATTAAGGACtaaataattgattaatatttttgcagCTGTTTTTGGACAGACATTCGATGAAATCGTAGTGTCATCGGATTTAAACGTTAGGAGAAAGTCCAAGGAAAATCGTCAGGGTAAAACGTTGTTTAACATACCTTCGCTCACCACCGGTCCCCCTGAAAAATCCACTGCAGTCGCGGCGAGGTTCACTGCCAATGATGGCAGTCAAGTCACCTCTGAAAATAGTCAAACAAAACgggaaatttcaaatttagaaaaaaggTAAGCACatgatttattttttgaaatagaaTAGTCAACGAGTAGACGATTATTTATGGAGGGTTATTGCTTTCAGGTATTTCGACATGGACGTCGCAGCATACCTGTTGAAATCTCGGAAACGATGAAAATTCCACCCCGAGGACAACCGCACGATCCTCACACACCCATTCCGACCATACCTTTCGACCCAATTTCGGACCATGGCTCATGTAACaaaaaggataataaaaattttctgtgTCACAGCAATGCTcttgatatttcattttcacctATACccaaataaaaagaaaattataatgtTAATAGTTAAGAATCAACCCCTTAGGTGTCTcccaaaaatttttataaaatattctaacTAAACtggaaaattttttaacttaAGATTCAACCCAGATCCAGttaattgcaaattaattcCGGAATGTAGATCGAGGTACAAAGCGAAAGGTGCTTCGAGTCGTGGCAAAAGATGGCGCGAGCGTTCTTGTTTGAAATTTCGAATAATCCGAGGCTCGTTACGAATGCACCCTTACTGCGTTCGTCACGATTCCACGATGCGCTGGCGGCGAATTGTCAGGCATTCCGTGTCCGCGAGCGAGCTGAAAAAATCGGTTGCGCTGAAATATGGGAGAGCGTGCTCAAAAGGCAGCCGCCATCGCGATCTTCATGCGATGATGCACCGCGCAGATCTACCGCGCCGCGAATCACGTGACTCGGCCGCTGGCACGTGACACGCACGTCCAAAATCCTCGTGGGACTCCCTTCTCCGTACCGTGTAGCccccttttcctttctttttttctcttcgcgTTTTCGAGCGAAACCGTCGAATATTTCACTCGCTCCCACGATTCCTCCTCTCGACCTTTAACCCTTCCGCCCTGTTACTGCAATCGGATTCTTCGGGGGTTTAAAACGCATCTATGTTGGATTTAAAGTTGGCTCATTTAAAGGATAatcattttgaattaaaattaaaattactcttcctaaattaaaattaaaattattcttcctaaattaaaattaaaattactcttcctacattaaaattaaaattattcttcccaaattaaaattaaaattactcttcctgaatgaaaataaaaattattcttcctacactaaaattaaaattattcttcctaaattaaaattaaaattattcttcttaaattaaaattaaaattactcttcctgaatgaaaataaaaattattctttcaaaattaaaattaaaatttctcttcctgaattaaaattaaaattacacgtcctgaattaaaataaaaattattctttcaaaattaaaattaaaatttctcttcttgaattaaaattacaattattcttcctaaattaaaattaaaattactcgtcctgaattaaaataaaaattattcttcctacactaagattaaaattattcttcctaaattaaaattaaaattacacgtcctgaattaaaattactcttcctaaattaaaattaaaattactcttcctacattaaaattaaaattattcttcccaaattaaaattaaaattactcttcctgaatgaaaataaaaattattcttcctacactaaaattaaaattattcttcctaaattcaaattaaaatcgCTCTTCCTAAAGATTTTAAATGGTACAAAATTACATtcgtaaaatgaaatttctagaACGACTGGGTTGTCCGCGAGCCCCGTAGGCGCCGGTCAGACGATCATGTGAACTTGCGATCGTAAATCAACGTCCCCGAGGATATTGATAACACTGTAACAATGTCAAATCAAAAGCACGATGAACACTTAGTTGCATCAGCGTTCGCTTACCAGTCCGTCCACGGATCCACCATAAAATATATAGTGCTAGCTGTGCATGAAACGCGGAATACGAGATTCCTCCCTTGAATGAATAAAATCTCTTGTTCGACGTGATCGTTCTGGTTGTTCCAACGAATTAGCAATCACGGCCAACGGCTTAGACGTAAATCAAAATCTTCAGGGACTTCCTTTCTAAACGATCTCCCGAATCACGATCCGGAAATGTGATCACGTACCGACGAATAAGGATACCCAGCTCGATTCCGATCGATTTTCAATAGGCTGACGCAAGACGAGCAGCTGCGTCTACGGGCAGATCTCGTTTCGCAATCGGGATGCAGAATTCGTAGCCTCCCGGCCGTTTATGTCGGCCGACTATACACCTGCGACTATTTTATGTCTTCCACGGAAAGCCAACACTGTAAATTCCAATCAGCTTGTTTCGCTAAATCGGTCCTCTGACTGCTGATCAGATAGTTGGAATAGAAAAGGCATTAAGGAGATGAGGGTGGTTTTATCTATTCTTGTGAAATCGATTCTTAGATgcttatataataataaaagacaCCAAGAAAATGGGTTGAAATCGATTGAAGATAACGTagattgttattattattcttgttGAACACGCTGGGCACTTAGTCCTCAAAAAACCATTGTACCCAATTGCGATAGGGGTATATATCGGTAAtaatcgatatttttaattagcgAGAATTTAATTTGTCTTCGATTCAAGATatcttaaaattgaaaattctatttataagcaatgacaaataattttaataggaAAGTTACCGGTATCCTTCCTATTCTTAGAAGCGGGTATATATCGGTAAtaatcgatatttttaattagcgAGAATTTAATTTGTCTTCGATTCAAGATatcttaaaattgaaaattctactTATAAGcaatgaaaaatgattttaatagGAAAATTGTTTACCGGTATCCTTCCTATTCTTAGAAGCGGGTATATATCGGTAAtaatcgatatttttaattagcgAGAATTTAATTTGTCTTCGATTCAAGATatcttaaaattgaaaattctattttataagcaatgacaaataattttaataggaAAGTTACCGGTATCCTTCCTATTCTTAGAAGCGGGTATATATCGGTAAtaatcgatatttttaattagcgAGAATTTAATTTGTCTTCGATTCAAGATatcttaaaattgaaaattctatttataagcaatgaaaaatgattttaatagCAAAGTTACCGGTATCCTTCCTATTCTTAGAAGCGGGTATATATCGGTAAtaatcgatatttttaattagcgAGAATTTAATTTGTCTTCGATTCAAGATatcttaaaattgaaaattctactTATAAGcaatgaaaaatgattttaatagGAAAGTTGTTTACCGGTATCCTTCCTATTCTTAGAAGCAAAGGAATAGCGAGCACTGCTTATTGTTAATTCAACAGAGCAAGCTCATCCACGCCGTTGAACAGGATACGCGTCTAGCAGGATACGCGTTACAGCTAGTATACGATACAAAACACCTGTCTCCTCCGTTTTATCTTGGAAATTTGCAAGATGAACGCAATCCATGGGCGAGATGTAACGCGGTCTTTCAACCCATCCACCTGGTCTTACCTGTTTGCTCTTCGTGATTCGTGTTCAAATAGGAATTGCTACAACACGTGTTTCAGGATCTATCGGGAGTCATCGTCCTTAAACGGGAAAATGATTcgacaaaagaaaataatgaaaaaaaaaaaaagaaaagaaaagaaaaagaacgaatACGTATACCGGAAATCACCAATGTGTACACGTCAAATCGGTGACGAACAACGTGTTCGTGTGGAAAATATTTCCGTCGCGTGGCGTTTTTTACGCGAGatgaaaatttttacagaAATACTGCATCCGTTCGGCGGCCGTGAGatgtaaaattatttgcaCGGTCAGAATCATTCTGAGAAACGATCTTGAATTAAACATACACACTAACCAACCGCAGTGATTTCTATTGAATCGTAGATCATCCGGGCAGTGGATTAGAAAATCAAAAAAATTTAAGTACCATACGTGCCTTTGCTAGTAATCCTCTAATTTCTTCCCGGAAACTCGATGCCAGCTTGGGTGCGCCCATTTCCTGCGAACAAACATTAAAATTGatcatttacattatttaataaaaaaaaaaatcatccccaagatttaatgaattttgaaacacaattaaaattaagaaaggAATCTTTAAGAAGATAGTAGACgtggaaatgaatttttttaatcaacGTTCGTGTAGACTGGAAGGTACACATCAGGGTTGAAAATGAGGTTGGATTGCAGTTTTCCGGGTAATTGATCTCGACTATTTTATCGGATAAATCAAGGTCGGAGAACGAGGTCGATATCACGTGGCGTTACAAAGTTATggccattttaaaaaatcacaattattccaaaattttccgataatttcgaatccaaaaaataacctaacccaacccaACTTATCAGCTAGAAAAGCTAGTCTTTAACTTAGCTTAGCTTAGTTCTCCTTAGCTAGAAAAGCTAGTCTTTAACTTAGCTTAGCTTAGCTTAAAATGGCCATAACTTGGTAACGCCACGTGATATCGATCTCGGGACGCTTCCTATCGCCTTCTCCGACCTTGATTTATCCGATAAAACAGTCGAGATCAATTACCCGGGAAACTGCAATCTAACCGAAAATGATAATGTCGAACATGTGTCTCGCGATGTCGATGACGAAGAGGATCGAACGTAGCGCAGAAACGATACGATTGTCTCACGTTTCGACAGTTGCCGCACGTGAGCAGACGGACGTGTCCGATTCAGTATGCCACTGCGCAGCACGTGTAACTCGACATGGTCTTCATCTTGATTCAATGCGTGGGGCTGTCCACGAAAACAGGAGCCACCTTACCTGCTGAGAACCGAGCGATCGTCTGGCTATGCTCGTTTCGCGACAAATAAGCGAACGATCAGCTGCATACCTGATTTATTTCACCGATTCGACAAATTAGATGTCGATCGAATTCGTCTTCGATCGAACAAAAATTCCAGATTTCAAGAaatcgtttcttcttcctttggGTTGGTTAAAGGGGAGTTTGATATTCAGTTTTCATCATCTTCTTGAACGGACGGCTTCATACAAATGCCATCCAGGCATCTTTTATGCATTATTCGTGTTCAAGAACGGGTTAGCATTTTGCACAAGATTAGGTATGTGAACAGAGTTTTCGGGAGAGTTTGTATGGATTAGTGTATTTCTTTCCGTTCTGCCTCTTTAACATTTTTCGCTCGAACCTGATGCATCCTTGCACtcgtttctttcctttttctttttgcactGCGAGATGACAGAGCGCATAGCTATGCAGTTAAGTGATTCGAGAACAATGAActtttcttgaatttttcagAGGACATTtggtattttaattaaaatttagaatGGCACCGATTTTACCATTCTAATAATAAATGTCACTCCCGAtcgattttaatatttccaaGCTTCCTGTCGTAGCCTTTTTCCGCTTCGTCATCCTTGATACCGATAACCGAATATTCATATCGCAGACTTACGTAGGACCATCCGCAGTTCATTACTATTCTGACCCAAATCGAGGCCCCTAATGAGTTGTTAATTAACCGAACGAAACGGTACCGTCCGGTTCCGCTCGAGGATCCTGTCGCAGAGGTTAAACGTTTAGAATTACTACAAGCTTAATCGCTATGAAATAATTCCGCAATCAGACGAGGAAATTAGGTCTTTAATGATTTTTTGGTTAGATTGCAGTTTCCCGGGTAATTGATCTTAACTATTTTATCGGATAAATCAAGGTCGGAGAAGACGATATCACGTGGCCTTACAAAGTTATGGCCATTTTAAGCTAAGCTAAGCTAAGGAGAGGAGAACTAAGCTAAGCTAATTCAAAGGCTAGCTATTCTAGCTGATAAGTTGGGTTGAGTTATTTTTCGGATTCAAAATTATcggaaaatttttgaaaaattgtaattttttaaaatggccATAACTTTGTAACGCCACGTGATATCGACCTCGTTCTCCGACCTTGATTTATCCGATAAAATAGTCGAGATCGATTACCCGGGAAACTGCAATCCAACCGATTTTTTGAGAAATGGAACCTATGCTTTCTAGGCTCGAAATTCAGACGCAGTTGTGACGATGGTGGAAAATGACGGAAAACAATGGAAAACGGCCAAACAAAGGGATTCCTGAAGACGGATGGTTCGAATGACTGACGCAGAAACGATCGGACGAACGTTGAATTCCATTATTATGGGACTTGCATCATCGGTTTACATGCGGTGATCTTTGCAACCACGCGATTGACGAATGGACGCGGATTTTCTGCTTGTTTACGAGCTTTCGCCGATACAAATCCTCCTCTCGCACTCTTCGTT contains:
- the LOC114876940 gene encoding uncharacterized protein LOC114876940 — its product is MTNFLALSVIALACVIVNGQQTSDQKPVFGQTFDEIVVSSDLNVRRKSKENRQGKTLFNIPSLTTGPPEKSTAVAARFTANDGSQVTSENSQTKREISNLEKRYFDMDVAAYLLKSRKR